The Microbacterium sp. LWH7-1.2 genome window below encodes:
- a CDS encoding flavodoxin reductase has product MTTLTALWNRAFAVLGRMSMYRLVYLALAALAVVALLLSFFDLVGPGPLQLIATLVVLSAVCVAVDAAAQRVLNLPWRLESSLITAHILLFVLRPTYELVGLLGIAIAAAVASLSKYVLAWRGRHIFNPAAVGATVLTLLSLAWPDLGASAWWVGTPALAAPVILLGLAVLVRTEKVRVIAVFLVVAVAVAVIRTSVQYQEAGLEIEALDILWPVLWSSPFLFLGAFMLSEPLTLPPRRWQQFVVAGVVGVLAGWPIAIGDITLGQERALLVGNLVAFAFALRTAVRLTLVARSEPTPTVQELTFRVHDRLTFLPGQYLELEVPHRHPDARGTRREFSIASAPAELPLVKVAFKEGKTPQALSSYKKALALVEPGDELAITGVWGDFLLPKRDAAPILMVAAGIGVTPFVSQLGQARANGLDRDVVLVYVASDSSELAYRDEIEASGARVVVFTRDRPAGLPAHWTWAQGVRLDAEGLVRVVPDIAARHAYISGPAGLIAELAPALEKARSITTDAFSGY; this is encoded by the coding sequence ATGACCACCCTCACTGCTCTCTGGAACCGCGCCTTCGCGGTGCTCGGCCGTATGTCGATGTACCGCCTCGTCTACCTCGCTCTCGCGGCGCTCGCCGTCGTGGCGCTGCTGCTGTCGTTCTTCGACCTCGTCGGGCCCGGCCCCCTGCAGCTGATCGCGACGCTCGTCGTGCTCTCGGCCGTGTGCGTGGCGGTGGATGCCGCCGCCCAACGGGTGCTGAACCTTCCGTGGCGCCTCGAATCGTCGCTGATCACCGCGCACATCCTGCTGTTCGTGCTGCGCCCTACGTACGAGCTGGTGGGACTCCTCGGCATCGCGATCGCGGCGGCCGTCGCCTCCTTGTCGAAGTACGTGCTCGCGTGGCGCGGACGCCACATCTTCAACCCCGCGGCGGTCGGTGCGACCGTCCTCACTCTGCTGAGCCTCGCCTGGCCCGACCTCGGGGCGTCGGCGTGGTGGGTGGGCACGCCCGCGCTCGCCGCGCCGGTGATCCTGCTGGGCCTCGCGGTGCTCGTGCGCACCGAGAAGGTGAGGGTGATCGCGGTCTTCCTGGTCGTCGCCGTGGCGGTCGCCGTCATCCGCACCTCGGTGCAGTACCAGGAGGCAGGCCTCGAGATCGAGGCGCTCGACATCCTGTGGCCGGTGCTGTGGTCGTCGCCGTTCCTCTTCCTCGGCGCGTTCATGCTCTCCGAGCCGCTGACCCTCCCGCCCCGCCGCTGGCAGCAGTTCGTGGTCGCCGGCGTCGTGGGCGTGCTCGCGGGATGGCCGATCGCGATCGGCGACATCACCCTCGGTCAGGAGCGCGCGCTCCTCGTCGGCAACCTCGTCGCCTTCGCCTTCGCGCTCCGCACCGCCGTGAGGCTCACGCTCGTCGCTCGGTCCGAGCCGACCCCGACCGTGCAGGAGCTCACGTTCCGCGTCCACGACCGGCTCACGTTCCTGCCCGGCCAGTACCTGGAGCTCGAGGTGCCGCACCGCCATCCCGACGCGCGCGGCACGCGCCGCGAGTTCAGCATCGCGTCGGCGCCGGCCGAGCTGCCGTTGGTGAAGGTGGCCTTCAAGGAGGGCAAGACCCCCCAGGCGCTGAGCTCGTACAAGAAGGCGCTCGCGCTGGTCGAACCCGGCGACGAGCTCGCGATCACCGGCGTGTGGGGAGACTTCCTGCTCCCCAAGCGCGACGCCGCGCCGATCCTGATGGTCGCCGCCGGCATCGGCGTGACGCCGTTCGTGTCGCAGCTCGGCCAGGCGAGGGCGAACGGCCTCGACCGTGACGTGGTCCTGGTCTACGTCGCGTCGGACTCCTCGGAGCTCGCGTACCGCGACGAGATCGAGGCATCCGGAGCCCGCGTCGTGGTGTTCACGCGCGACCGGCCCGCCGGCCTCCCCGCCCACTGGACGTGGGCGCAGGGCGTGCGCCTCGACGCCGAAGGCCTTGTGCGGGTGGTCCCCGATATCGCCGCCCGCCACGCGTACATCTCCGGCCCGGCCGGTCTGATCGCCGAGCTCGCCCCCGCGCTCGAGAAGGCCCGCTCGATCACCACCGACGCCTTCAGCGGCTACTGA
- a CDS encoding ATP-binding protein yields the protein MTDQKAPVVSAAGTTDAATGAPAQTEASRTSVEDSPGALPRRAPWTLQRRLIVTVVGITSFILVLVAVATSAILGQVLEQQLDTEVNAERQSVDYMRGLVAGGLTAEEILEQQPRQPGYFLAVESLPSAPTAAVVDANGDVVALSEEQIAEISNSLQGQRGQFVVTIDDLGTYRIEGVSFGGTTIIVGLSRAGITETLSRMLITIGLLTAGGLLLLAVATAWTIRRGLAPLRAVADTAARVSSQQLDQGEVTISERVPAREADPRTEVGRVGAALNTLLDHVDESLTARQRNEERMRSFVADASHELRTPLASIRGYSELSLTALGRGQATALETTEASLERIQAQSLRMTSLVEDLLLLARLDEGQELVYGTVDLTRLVIDAVGDVTPTGPDHEWVLEVGDEPVLIAGDTGRLHQVAANLLANARTHTPAGTTVTVSVSRHGDDAILRVHDDGPGIDPSIKDELFERFSRADRSRARQTGGTGLGLSIARAIVDAHGGSIRVKSGPGDTTFEVRLPARPLDPVAP from the coding sequence GTGACGGACCAGAAGGCCCCGGTCGTCTCCGCGGCGGGGACGACGGATGCCGCGACCGGCGCACCCGCGCAGACCGAGGCATCCCGTACATCCGTCGAGGACTCCCCCGGCGCGCTCCCCCGGCGCGCACCGTGGACGCTCCAGCGCCGGCTGATCGTCACGGTGGTCGGCATCACGTCGTTCATCCTGGTGCTCGTCGCGGTCGCGACCAGCGCCATCCTCGGACAAGTGCTGGAGCAGCAGCTCGACACCGAGGTGAACGCCGAACGCCAGAGCGTCGACTACATGCGGGGCCTTGTCGCCGGCGGCCTGACCGCGGAGGAGATCCTGGAGCAGCAGCCGCGTCAGCCGGGGTACTTCCTCGCGGTGGAGTCGCTGCCCAGCGCACCGACCGCAGCCGTCGTCGACGCGAACGGCGACGTCGTCGCACTGAGCGAAGAACAGATCGCCGAGATCAGCAACAGCCTCCAGGGGCAGCGCGGACAGTTCGTGGTGACGATCGACGACCTCGGGACCTACCGCATCGAGGGCGTGTCGTTCGGCGGGACGACCATCATCGTCGGCCTGTCCCGCGCCGGGATCACCGAGACCCTCTCCCGGATGCTGATCACGATCGGCCTCCTCACGGCGGGCGGGCTGCTCCTTCTCGCCGTCGCGACCGCATGGACGATCCGCCGCGGCCTCGCGCCGCTGCGCGCCGTCGCCGACACCGCCGCGCGGGTGTCGTCGCAGCAGCTCGACCAGGGCGAGGTCACGATCTCCGAGCGCGTCCCCGCGCGCGAGGCCGATCCGCGCACCGAGGTCGGCAGGGTGGGCGCGGCGCTCAACACGCTGCTCGACCACGTCGACGAATCGCTCACCGCCCGCCAGCGCAACGAGGAGCGCATGCGCAGCTTCGTCGCCGACGCCAGCCACGAGCTGCGCACTCCGCTGGCGTCGATCCGCGGCTACTCCGAGTTGTCGCTCACGGCGCTCGGCCGCGGTCAGGCAACGGCTCTCGAGACGACCGAGGCGTCGCTGGAGCGCATCCAGGCGCAGTCGCTGCGCATGACCTCGCTCGTCGAGGACCTGCTGCTGCTCGCGCGGCTCGACGAGGGCCAGGAGCTCGTCTACGGCACCGTCGACCTCACCCGCCTCGTGATCGACGCGGTCGGCGACGTCACGCCGACGGGCCCCGACCACGAGTGGGTGCTCGAAGTGGGCGACGAGCCGGTGCTCATCGCCGGCGACACCGGACGCCTCCACCAGGTCGCCGCGAACCTGCTCGCCAACGCGCGAACGCACACGCCGGCCGGCACCACCGTCACCGTGAGCGTCTCACGCCACGGCGACGACGCGATCCTCCGCGTGCACGACGACGGCCCGGGAATCGACCCGTCCATCAAGGACGAGCTCTTCGAGCGCTTCTCCCGCGCCGACCGCTCGCGTGCCCGTCAGACCGGCGGCACCGGCCTCGGCCTCTCGATCGCCCGGGCCATCGTCGACGCGCATGGCGGCAGCATCCGTGTCAAAAGCGGGCCCGGCGACACGACCTTCGAGGTCCGCCTCCCCGCTCGGCCGCTCGACCCCGTCGCCCCCTGA
- a CDS encoding response regulator transcription factor, producing the protein MSTPAPALLRPDGSNLRVLVVDDEQMLTDLLSMALRMEGWEVRTAGSGFEALQSAREFEPDAMVLDVMMPDLDGMAVLQRLRQAGDDVPVLFLTAKDAVTDRVAGLTAGGDDYVTKPFSLEEVVARLRGLMRRAGTAHAAGAEPILRVGDLTLNEDSHEVERAGTEIELTATEFELLRYLMRNQRRVVSKAQILDRVWNYDFGGRSSVVELYISYLRKKIDAGHDPLIHTVRGVGYMIKAPQ; encoded by the coding sequence ATGAGCACCCCCGCACCGGCCCTTCTGCGTCCCGACGGCTCGAACCTCCGTGTCCTGGTGGTCGACGACGAGCAGATGCTCACCGACCTGCTGTCGATGGCGCTGCGCATGGAGGGCTGGGAGGTCCGCACCGCAGGCTCCGGGTTCGAGGCGCTGCAGTCGGCGCGCGAGTTCGAGCCCGACGCCATGGTGCTCGACGTGATGATGCCCGACCTCGACGGCATGGCCGTGCTGCAGCGGCTGCGTCAGGCCGGCGACGACGTGCCTGTCCTGTTCCTGACCGCGAAGGACGCCGTCACCGACCGGGTCGCGGGGCTCACCGCCGGCGGCGACGACTACGTCACGAAGCCCTTCAGCCTCGAAGAGGTCGTGGCGCGTCTGCGCGGACTCATGCGCCGCGCCGGCACCGCGCACGCCGCGGGCGCCGAGCCGATCCTCCGCGTCGGCGATCTCACCCTCAACGAGGACAGTCACGAGGTCGAGCGCGCGGGCACCGAGATCGAGCTCACCGCGACCGAGTTCGAGCTGCTCCGCTACCTCATGCGCAACCAGCGCCGCGTCGTGTCGAAGGCGCAGATCCTCGACCGCGTCTGGAACTACGACTTCGGCGGCCGCTCCAGCGTCGTCGAGCTCTACATCTCGTACCTCCGCAAGAAGATCGACGCGGGCCACGATCCCCTCATCCACACCGTGCGCGGCGTCGGCTACATGATCAAGGCGCCGCAGTGA
- a CDS encoding ABC transporter permease, protein MYLTYLRRELAGRKKQTIIVAAGLAIAIALVMIVNSLAAGVSAAQAEALESVYGVGTDLTVTGAQAEPGEGGGARFDFGEDAGSTTDDGTTELSQSRLMTDFLRGTLDAATVDTVAEVEGVAAASGALSLTNSTFSGELPQRPADGAEGDVTQAQPPQQGEGGSFGGGSFDVDSFTVLGIDPSADAVGPLSAVEVSDGRGLEAADDGAYVAVLDATYASTAELAVGDTIDVGGQDFEVVGIVASTSDEADTASNVYIPLGVAQELSGAGDVVSTVYVQAESSDAIASVQAALQEELPDATVSSQADLASTVSGSLSSASSLITNLGTWLSIIVLAVALVLAVLFTISGVSRRTREFGTLKAIGWSNGRVVGQVAGESVVQGAIGGVVGLVIGFAGILAINLISPTISTAPTAQTFGPGGEGGGPMGGGPGAFGNAMQSAGADIVLSAPITLWVVVAAVGIAVLGGLVAGAFGGWRAARLSPAEALRSVG, encoded by the coding sequence ATGTACCTGACCTATCTGCGGCGGGAGCTGGCCGGCCGCAAGAAGCAGACGATCATCGTGGCCGCCGGCCTCGCGATCGCGATCGCGCTCGTGATGATCGTGAACTCGCTCGCCGCGGGGGTGAGTGCCGCGCAGGCCGAAGCGCTCGAGTCCGTGTACGGCGTCGGCACCGACCTCACGGTCACCGGAGCCCAGGCGGAGCCCGGCGAGGGCGGCGGCGCGCGCTTCGACTTCGGCGAGGACGCCGGCTCGACGACCGACGACGGCACGACCGAGCTGAGTCAGTCCCGGCTCATGACCGACTTCCTGCGCGGCACGCTCGACGCCGCGACCGTCGACACGGTCGCGGAGGTGGAGGGCGTCGCCGCGGCGTCCGGGGCACTGAGCCTCACGAACTCCACCTTCTCGGGAGAGCTGCCGCAGCGCCCGGCCGACGGTGCCGAGGGCGACGTGACGCAGGCGCAGCCGCCGCAGCAGGGGGAGGGCGGCAGCTTTGGCGGCGGCTCGTTCGACGTCGACTCGTTCACGGTTCTGGGCATCGACCCCTCGGCGGACGCCGTCGGCCCGCTGTCAGCCGTCGAGGTGTCCGACGGGCGCGGCCTCGAGGCGGCCGACGATGGCGCCTACGTCGCCGTGCTCGACGCGACCTACGCGTCGACGGCCGAACTCGCGGTGGGCGACACCATCGACGTCGGCGGCCAGGACTTCGAGGTCGTCGGCATCGTCGCCTCGACGTCGGACGAAGCGGACACCGCGTCGAACGTGTACATCCCCCTCGGCGTGGCGCAGGAGCTGTCCGGCGCGGGCGATGTCGTGTCCACCGTGTACGTGCAGGCCGAGTCGTCCGACGCCATCGCCTCGGTGCAGGCCGCGCTCCAGGAGGAGCTGCCCGACGCCACCGTGAGCTCGCAGGCGGATCTCGCCTCGACCGTGTCGGGGTCGCTCTCGAGCGCCTCGTCCCTGATCACCAACCTCGGCACGTGGCTCTCGATCATCGTCCTCGCGGTGGCGCTCGTCCTTGCGGTGCTGTTCACGATCTCCGGCGTCTCACGCCGCACCCGCGAGTTCGGCACGCTCAAGGCCATCGGCTGGTCGAACGGCCGCGTGGTCGGCCAGGTCGCGGGGGAGTCGGTCGTGCAGGGCGCGATCGGCGGCGTCGTGGGACTCGTCATCGGTTTCGCCGGCATTCTCGCGATCAACCTCATCTCGCCGACGATCTCGACCGCGCCGACGGCGCAGACGTTCGGCCCCGGTGGCGAGGGCGGCGGCCCGATGGGCGGCGGACCCGGTGCGTTCGGCAACGCCATGCAGTCCGCGGGCGCTGACATCGTGCTCTCGGCACCGATCACCCTGTGGGTCGTCGTCGCCGCGGTCGGCATCGCGGTCCTGGGCGGTCTCGTCGCGGGCGCGTTCGGCGGCTGGCGCGCGGCCCGGCTGAGCCCCGCCGAAGCGCTCCGATCGGTCGGTTGA
- a CDS encoding ABC transporter ATP-binding protein translates to MTIIDTEPQSVPDAAPQVRYRLEGVTRTYSQKGRIVKALAGVDLTIEAGDFVTIQGPTGGGKSTLLQLLGALDRPTAGSVHLDEIDIATATNRELGRIRAHEVGFVFQGFNLIPTLTAQENVDMALEPLGLSKDERRTRVAEALAHVGLADRADHRPGELSGGQQQRVAIARAIVKRPRVLLADEPTGNLDESMRDEILAVLESLNGEGLTLIVVTHDSAVARRARRRLRLDGGTVRDITR, encoded by the coding sequence ATGACCATCATCGACACCGAGCCGCAATCAGTTCCGGATGCTGCGCCCCAGGTGCGGTACCGCCTCGAAGGCGTGACCCGCACCTACTCGCAGAAGGGCCGCATCGTGAAGGCGCTCGCCGGCGTCGACCTCACCATCGAGGCGGGCGACTTCGTCACGATCCAGGGCCCGACCGGCGGGGGCAAGTCGACGCTCCTGCAGCTGCTGGGCGCGCTCGACCGGCCCACCGCCGGCTCGGTGCACCTCGACGAGATCGACATCGCGACCGCGACCAACCGCGAGCTCGGCCGCATCCGCGCGCACGAGGTCGGCTTCGTGTTCCAGGGCTTCAACCTCATCCCGACGCTCACCGCGCAGGAGAACGTCGACATGGCGCTCGAGCCGCTCGGGCTGTCGAAGGACGAGCGCCGCACCCGGGTCGCCGAGGCCCTCGCTCACGTCGGCCTCGCCGATCGCGCCGACCACCGCCCGGGCGAGCTGTCGGGCGGTCAGCAGCAGCGCGTCGCGATCGCCCGGGCGATCGTCAAGCGTCCGCGCGTGCTGCTCGCCGACGAGCCCACGGGCAACCTCGACGAGAGCATGCGCGACGAGATCCTCGCCGTGCTCGAGTCGCTCAACGGCGAAGGGCTCACGCTCATCGTCGTCACGCACGACTCGGCAGTCGCGCGACGCGCCCGGCGCCGTCTGCGCCTCGACGGGGGGACGGTGCGCGACATCACGCGCTGA
- a CDS encoding SDR family oxidoreductase yields MTSILYIGGTGTISAACVRRSLAMGHDVAVLNRGSARRPLPPEVELVEADIRDPAAVRAAIGDRRFDVVAEFLAFTPEHIATDLDLFEGRTGQYVFISSASAYEKPPRRLPVTESTPLRNPFWRYSRDKIACEDVLVGAHRERGLPVTIIRPSHTYDERLLPTLGHWNDIARMRAGRPVIVHGDGTSLWTITHADDFAVAFTGLLDNPAAIGEAFTITGTHAPTWNQIYGWLADAAGVASPDLVHVASDTIAAFDPELGPGLIGDKAHSMVFDVSKVTQLVPEFRTTVTFDEGARRILAYYDAHPEAQEIDEGRDAVFDRIAAHARSAG; encoded by the coding sequence GTGACGAGCATCCTCTACATCGGCGGCACCGGAACCATCAGCGCGGCGTGCGTGCGCCGCTCGCTCGCGATGGGGCACGACGTCGCGGTCCTGAACCGCGGCAGTGCGCGGCGCCCGCTCCCGCCGGAGGTCGAGCTCGTCGAGGCCGACATCCGCGATCCCGCGGCCGTCCGGGCCGCGATCGGCGACCGTCGGTTCGACGTGGTCGCCGAGTTCCTGGCGTTCACGCCCGAGCACATCGCCACCGACCTCGACCTGTTCGAGGGCCGCACCGGGCAGTACGTGTTCATCAGCTCGGCGTCCGCGTACGAGAAGCCGCCGCGCCGGCTGCCGGTGACCGAGTCCACGCCGCTGCGCAACCCGTTCTGGCGGTACTCGCGCGACAAGATCGCCTGCGAGGACGTGCTGGTCGGCGCGCACCGCGAGCGCGGCCTGCCGGTCACGATCATCCGGCCGTCGCACACCTACGACGAACGGCTGCTGCCCACCCTGGGCCACTGGAACGACATCGCCCGCATGCGCGCGGGCCGCCCGGTGATCGTCCACGGCGACGGCACGAGCCTGTGGACGATCACGCACGCCGACGACTTCGCCGTCGCGTTCACGGGGCTCCTCGACAACCCCGCCGCAATCGGTGAGGCCTTCACGATCACGGGCACGCACGCGCCGACGTGGAACCAGATCTACGGCTGGCTGGCGGATGCCGCGGGGGTGGCCTCCCCCGACCTGGTGCACGTCGCATCCGACACCATCGCCGCGTTCGATCCCGAACTCGGCCCCGGCCTCATCGGCGACAAGGCTCACTCCATGGTGTTCGACGTGTCGAAGGTGACGCAGCTCGTGCCGGAGTTCCGCACCACGGTGACGTTCGACGAGGGCGCGCGCCGCATCCTCGCGTATTACGACGCCCACCCCGAGGCCCAGGAGATCGACGAGGGCCGCGATGCGGTCTTCGATCGCATCGCGGCCCATGCCCGCTCGGCGGGCTGA
- a CDS encoding FAD-binding oxidoreductase, translating to MSNDDLSAGSVGTVIRPGDSEWESARRFHSGIGSPAAVIRAATVDDVRGALRYASAEKLDVMIRCGGHSAWGGVPGGLTLDISALDDIEVVGTRVRVGGGAQWGAVAHALAERGLGISSGDTASVGVGGLTLGGGIGWMVRAWGLASDQLVGAQLVTARGDVVEATDASHPELLWALRGGGGNFGVVTRFDFEAHPLDGVVHAVYGIDGDARPIIRALRDLMADAPRELTITYMDVPAMDPNAPAGASITAVWIGTDEEAARRALAPIADAPGVTEREFGVHDYPDVLLEAPEFDPEQPMPGFVGGNTLLPVLDDDAIERMVSFRERHPASVAFLRSLGGAYGDVAQEDSAFPARDATWFAMAGAFDVPGMLGDETRAQVVAEWDAIEAKGSGVYGNFTVSTDASFADRMYPPATMARLATVKREWDPGNVFCRNHNVKPGPNGQAG from the coding sequence ATGAGCAACGACGACCTCAGCGCCGGCTCCGTCGGCACCGTCATCCGTCCGGGCGATTCCGAATGGGAATCCGCCCGCCGCTTCCACTCCGGCATCGGCTCGCCCGCCGCCGTCATCCGCGCCGCCACCGTCGACGACGTGCGCGGCGCCCTCCGCTACGCCTCGGCCGAGAAGCTCGACGTCATGATCCGCTGCGGCGGTCACAGCGCCTGGGGCGGCGTGCCCGGCGGCCTCACCCTCGACATCTCCGCCCTCGACGACATCGAGGTGGTGGGCACGCGGGTGCGCGTGGGCGGGGGAGCGCAGTGGGGCGCGGTGGCCCACGCGCTCGCCGAGCGCGGGCTGGGCATCAGCTCGGGCGACACCGCGTCGGTCGGCGTCGGGGGCCTCACCCTCGGCGGCGGCATCGGGTGGATGGTGCGCGCGTGGGGCCTTGCCTCCGACCAGCTCGTGGGCGCGCAGCTCGTCACCGCGCGCGGCGACGTGGTCGAGGCGACGGACGCCTCGCACCCCGAGCTGCTGTGGGCGCTCCGCGGCGGCGGGGGCAACTTCGGCGTCGTCACCCGGTTCGACTTCGAAGCGCACCCGCTCGACGGCGTCGTGCACGCGGTGTACGGGATCGACGGCGACGCCCGCCCGATCATCCGCGCGCTGCGCGACCTGATGGCCGACGCTCCTCGCGAGCTCACGATCACCTACATGGACGTGCCTGCGATGGACCCGAACGCGCCGGCGGGGGCTTCGATCACGGCGGTGTGGATCGGTACCGATGAAGAGGCCGCGCGACGCGCGCTGGCGCCGATCGCGGACGCGCCCGGGGTCACCGAACGCGAGTTCGGCGTGCACGACTACCCCGACGTGCTCCTCGAAGCCCCCGAGTTCGATCCCGAGCAGCCGATGCCCGGCTTCGTCGGCGGCAACACGCTGCTGCCGGTGCTCGACGACGACGCGATCGAGCGGATGGTGTCGTTCCGCGAGCGGCATCCCGCCTCTGTCGCCTTCCTGCGGTCGCTGGGCGGCGCGTACGGCGACGTCGCCCAGGAGGACTCGGCGTTCCCGGCGCGCGACGCCACGTGGTTCGCCATGGCCGGCGCGTTCGACGTGCCGGGCATGCTCGGCGACGAGACCCGGGCGCAGGTGGTAGCCGAATGGGACGCGATCGAGGCGAAGGGGTCGGGCGTCTACGGCAATTTCACCGTGTCGACCGATGCGTCGTTCGCCGACCGGATGTACCCGCCCGCGACCATGGCCCGTCTCGCGACCGTCAAGCGCGAGTGGGACCCGGGGAACGTGTTCTGCCGCAACCACAACGTGAAGCCGGGTCCGAACGGTCAGGCAGGCTGA
- the gndA gene encoding NADP-dependent phosphogluconate dehydrogenase, which translates to MSSNDPSGNPSQTNISTDQDQAPDEATQAHEAAPAPEDVERPTPQPGGPASAAAATANIGVVGLAVMGSNLARNLASREGNTVAVYNRSRSKTDELTETHPEAEFVPAFSYEEFAASLQKPRAAIIMVKAGRPTDAVIDSLVEVFEPGDIIVDGGNALFTDTIRREKAVRETGINFVGAGISGGEEGALNGPSIMPGGSDESWVTLGPILKSIAAVAEGEPCVTHVGHDGAGHFVKMVHNGIEYADMQLIAEAYDLIRRGTGKTPAEIAEVFAEWNRGELESYLIEITAEVLRQVDAATGRPLVDVILDQAGAKGTGAWTVQTALSLGVPVSGIAEATFARSLSSHPEQREVSRDLPGPEEGLKVDDADAFIEDVRLALYASKIVAYSQGFDEIRAGAAEYDWTIDLGAVSKIWRAGCIIRAQFLNRIADAYSAEPELPVLLTAPYFVEALGRAQGAWRRIVSAAAGAGIPAPAFSSSLSYYDGLRAERLPAALIQGQRDFFGAHTYKRIDKEGTFHTLWSGDRTEIEAEDTH; encoded by the coding sequence GTGTCTTCCAACGACCCTTCCGGCAACCCGAGCCAGACCAACATCTCGACGGATCAGGACCAGGCGCCTGACGAGGCGACGCAGGCGCACGAAGCCGCGCCGGCACCCGAGGACGTCGAGCGTCCCACTCCCCAGCCCGGCGGTCCGGCGTCTGCTGCCGCCGCGACGGCGAACATCGGCGTCGTGGGTCTCGCGGTGATGGGGTCCAACCTCGCCCGTAACCTGGCCAGCCGCGAGGGAAACACGGTCGCGGTGTACAACCGCAGCCGCTCCAAGACCGACGAGCTGACCGAGACGCACCCCGAGGCGGAGTTCGTCCCCGCGTTCTCCTACGAGGAGTTCGCCGCGTCGCTGCAGAAGCCGCGCGCCGCGATCATCATGGTCAAGGCCGGCCGCCCCACCGACGCGGTCATCGACTCGCTGGTCGAGGTGTTCGAGCCGGGCGACATCATCGTCGACGGTGGCAACGCGCTGTTCACCGACACGATCCGCCGCGAGAAGGCCGTGCGTGAGACCGGCATCAACTTCGTCGGCGCCGGCATCTCCGGCGGCGAGGAGGGCGCGCTCAACGGTCCATCGATCATGCCCGGCGGCTCGGACGAGTCGTGGGTGACCCTCGGCCCGATCCTGAAGTCCATCGCCGCGGTCGCCGAGGGCGAGCCGTGCGTCACCCACGTCGGCCACGACGGCGCCGGCCACTTCGTGAAGATGGTGCACAACGGCATCGAGTACGCCGATATGCAGCTCATCGCCGAGGCCTACGACCTGATCCGCCGCGGCACGGGCAAGACCCCGGCCGAGATCGCCGAGGTGTTCGCCGAGTGGAATCGCGGCGAGCTCGAGTCGTACCTCATCGAGATCACCGCGGAGGTGCTCCGCCAGGTCGACGCCGCCACCGGCCGGCCGCTCGTGGACGTCATCCTCGACCAGGCAGGCGCCAAGGGCACCGGCGCGTGGACCGTGCAGACCGCGCTGTCGCTCGGTGTGCCGGTCTCGGGCATCGCCGAGGCGACGTTCGCCCGCTCGCTGTCGTCGCACCCCGAGCAGCGCGAGGTCTCGCGCGACCTGCCCGGCCCCGAGGAGGGCCTGAAGGTCGACGACGCCGACGCGTTCATCGAGGACGTGCGCCTCGCGCTGTACGCGTCGAAGATCGTCGCGTACTCGCAGGGGTTCGACGAGATCCGCGCCGGCGCGGCCGAGTACGACTGGACCATCGATCTCGGCGCCGTGTCGAAGATCTGGCGCGCCGGCTGCATCATCCGCGCCCAGTTCCTCAACCGCATCGCCGACGCGTACTCCGCCGAGCCCGAGCTGCCCGTGCTGCTCACCGCGCCGTACTTCGTCGAGGCCCTCGGCCGCGCGCAGGGCGCGTGGCGCCGGATCGTGTCGGCCGCCGCGGGCGCCGGCATCCCGGCCCCCGCGTTCTCGTCGTCGCTGTCGTACTACGACGGCCTGCGCGCCGAGCGCCTGCCCGCCGCGCTCATCCAGGGCCAGCGCGACTTCTTCGGCGCCCACACCTACAAGCGCATCGACAAGGAAGGCACCTTCCACACGCTGTGGTCGGGCGACCGCACCGAGATCGAGGCCGAAGACACTCACTGA
- a CDS encoding gluconokinase translates to MLSTPPILVLMGPSGTGKSTVGAMLSGRLGWPFQEGDDLHPAANVDKMRRGHALTDEDRIPWLETVAAWIDERRAAGEPGIVTCSALKRSYRDILRRDNVTFVNFTGDAAVVRDRMMRRQGHFMPPALLDSQFATLEPPGPDEQAIDVDVALAPEDQAALVASALRLEGS, encoded by the coding sequence ATGCTGTCCACTCCGCCGATCCTGGTGCTGATGGGTCCGTCGGGCACCGGCAAGTCCACCGTGGGGGCCATGCTCTCCGGCAGGCTCGGATGGCCGTTCCAGGAGGGCGACGACCTCCATCCGGCCGCCAACGTCGACAAGATGCGACGCGGCCACGCGCTGACGGACGAGGACCGGATCCCGTGGCTCGAGACCGTGGCCGCGTGGATCGACGAGCGACGCGCGGCGGGCGAACCCGGCATCGTCACCTGCTCGGCGCTCAAGCGCAGCTACCGCGACATCCTCCGCCGTGACAACGTCACCTTCGTGAACTTCACGGGAGACGCCGCGGTCGTGCGCGACCGCATGATGCGGCGACAGGGGCACTTCATGCCCCCGGCGCTACTCGACTCCCAGTTCGCGACGCTGGAGCCGCCCGGGCCGGACGAGCAGGCGATCGACGTCGACGTCGCGCTGGCGCCCGAGGACCAGGCGGCGCTCGTCGCATCGGCGCTCCGCCTCGAAGGCTCGTGA